The following DNA comes from Erigeron canadensis isolate Cc75 chromosome 3, C_canadensis_v1, whole genome shotgun sequence.
AATTAACGAGTGATGACTTTAAAGGCTTCAAGGAAATAAAACATCTTGAGAAATGACTATGATGATTGAAAGTTCTACATTATTCCAGCTACATAGTGGTGTCATCAATACTTATGTTTTAGAAATGGTTTTTTGAATTAGTAAATAAAGTCTATTGTGTTTTGAATTCCATAGTACTAATTTTATAAGTAGTCATCATTGTTATAGTTCacattttgatatttaaatgaTGGGATTTATGCAGGAAAGAgttgaaaaagagaatgaaatctTATGTTGGGCATGGCTTGGCAGAAATTACAATACGAGAAGAATACGGGAAGTCGATAAGTAGACAACCACCAGTTTTGTGACTATTGGTCTTGTTAATTTTCTATGTTCTGCTGTAGTTCAtgttattttcaatatattCCATATGATGAGCTGGAGTAGACAAGCACCAGGTTAGTATATTACAAAGACCACATGGTCAGTAATGTGatctcatttgttttttttttaatccagatTCTGATGGTAAACTTAGCAAGATCCATGTGATGTTCCATCCTACTTATAAGTTAAGGTGTTGGCTTATAATGCTTATTTATATCTTGGTTTTGTAGTTATGATGCACTCAAACAATGctatttggttttcaaaaatctGTCCCAAACTCAATACAAAACATTAAGGGTTGTTGATGGAGGGCCATGGAGGAGGTTATGTGCATTGTCTGCTATTTGGGTATTTCCTTTACATTATGATTCAAATCAGTGTGAATTTTGACTCAGTTTTTCTTTTGTAGTATTACTAGCGCCTCAAAGACAATGGTTGAAAAGAGGGGAGCCTTCAATTGAAGGTAAGGTTTCATTTGTAAGTAATAATTttgcttcaacatgatgtggttaAGAAAAGCCTTGTGCAATTGACGTATACTGATGCTTCTAAACAAGAACATAAGCCTCCTTAGATGAAAAAATAGAGGTTATAGGCTTTTATATTGATTACATATAAAAGGTTCAACATGTATGGTTCATTTATGGAAGGAGTTTTCAATCAATGTCCCTTTTACTAAGTATAGATtttgcttttaaatttatgaactTGATAATCATTATTAGCATTGGTTAAGTAGGGCGAAACTTTGAAATGCGTAGGTTTTCAAGACTTCATTCTGTGAATTTGCTGGTCATTTTAGTTATTGGTGTATTTTAAAGTTTGATTGTGTTTATGCAGGTTTGTTTAGGCTGAATACGGGCTGTCGACAAGAAAGGTGAATGTTGATTCTAATTCTGAGAAtgatattgaaattttatattttagaaatGAAGCTAAAATGTTACATGTATGCCATGTTTTCTTCCTTCTTGCAGCCAAGTGATCATAACACGTATGCAGCTATTGAGGCTACATACAAGTATTTGAGGAGACTTACAACACAAAGTAAGAGGATAACATTGCAGCAGTGATCAAAGTTAGATTTGataaatttttgataatatgaaatGGTGACTGTAAATGATAATTATGTTTATGGGCTTATGCATTTGAtaatttatttggatttcaatAATTGTAGAATGTGGATAAATGATATGGGTGCTTTTAGGTGGGGAACTAATATGTACACCCCTAGATTTTGACAATACTAAGTGGTATTAAGTCGATAAATAAATATGCGTTATTATATAACAATTTGGTTTTTgtacaattttctttttttgttgtaaGTGATATTAACTAAATGCAAGGCGTTTGTACTTAATAGTTTGTAGTATTAGATACTAAACttttaaactaattattttctttctcaaattaattttatattaatttactaaaaacgatttttaaaaacttaccTGAGTTTTTTGCAGGATAAAAATCTAGTATCTATACTATAGTATATATTCTCCCAAAAGGGGTGGCTTTACAAACCCTGCTTTGATAAcaagtttgatatatatacttgCTTTTACCCATAACACAAGTGATGCCTTATTTGATACGTTCGTTTAAATTACAGCTACATCCACACTATGTGAAGTTTCCAAATCAAAATAAGatcttctatttttatttttcgatTTTCCTATCAAATCTATATGTTTACcttatatattatctattagTAGACTACTACTACGGagtatatttttggttttttatatttttcattccTGATAAGATGCTAGAAGTACTAATTAGTCTCCTATACATGCATCCAGCTATCCAGGTCTAGTAGCGTTTcaataatcaaaatattatagttatagatagataatagaaataaaaataaaaatttaaaagatggtGCCAATAAGGTTGGTGGTTCATTAGTAAAATCTTAATATCTTGGGATATTTTGTTACTaaaggagaaaaaaataaaaaataaaaaaaaatgatgggGATTTGCTAAGAAATAACATGGTTAACGATTCAGTTTCCAAATAGATACTTGGTCCGCCTCATAGAAAAGTGTATGTTATGGATTTGTTTCACAACATCCCTTTAACATGTTTTTATGGAACTTTTGgtacaaagatttttttttctctttggcTACATGCCTACATCTTAAAAACCAGCTCAGCTTTATTAAATATCTTACATTTGCAAATAAAAAATGTTCACACAAGATCTGGACCAAATTGAAGTAAATTACTTTACTATTCGGTGGGtaaacatgtattttttttagagttttgctaaacgaagccctaaggcttttgttaaggtgcattaaatagctgtacatttaccatgaaaatcaggagtggacttttaatatggaaacaTACAACCTTTTTTTGCACGTTAAGTAGAACCCTTAgggcttcatttagcattttcccttttcttttactttcaatgaagatatttattttttgatatattttgcaATCTTTCTAAATTTAACTTAGATGCAAGTTAAATGAGAAAAGAATTTCATATGTAAAGGTCACcatatttattttcttgtacttaaattcaaattttaagaCATATATCAATTAGATTTATAAAATACAAGAACGGTAACCGTGAGTTGCTACAGTGATGGAGGTGGCGGCGGCAGCGGCGGTGACAATGAGCGGAGCGGCCGAGATTGGTGGTAGCGCCGGTGAGTAATGGAAGTTAGTAATGTAATGTGGCTATAATGTAAGGTACATTATGCAATTGAatatgtatattgttgaaacttaaaatcaatattgaaattttaagttcaatgttgaaatcAAAAGTGATTTTGCTTTATACTACAGTATAGATAGAGATAACCAACTGGTTAGGATCAAATAATTATTGTCTTGCCTCTGGTAACAAAGGTAAAAGTtttgatcctcatgcccagTAAAGTTTGACTTTCTTTCTACATTAGGTAAAATTTGAAAGCAACCTCTCTATCttaggtaggggtaagactATCTACATCTAAATCTTCTTCGTAAAGGTAGGGGTAAGACTTTTTGCATCTAAATATTTCTCATACACCGTTGAAAACGATATTAGATGTTAGcttattagtttatttatataatattagagataaaataaaaataatattattttaaaaacgtTTTTATAGAGTGTTTACcatttaagaaaacaaaaaaggtaaACATTTTAACAGTTATGGGTATATTAGGATTATAAAAGGTAAATATAGGGTGGTGTTGGTGATAACGACAATTAAGATAAGTTAttgtataaaagtaatataatatagttattttaggagttAAATGTGTAAATTAGTATGGATAGTATAGGctaatcaaatattcaaatgtaaatgtTTAAAATAGTAAATTAAAGTAGATTTTAGATTGTTACtttcttattaaaaaatgaGAGATGGTgaaatgttgttttttttaactaacaatTTATTAGTTAATAGTTAACATTCGAGACATTACAGTAATATCTAATTAAGCAGTATGTAGAGCTCGAACCATGTATATTTGTGATGAAACCCGTAATTCTCGAAAACTCCTTAATAATCCACTCTTAcaaatttagaaaatgagatTCGAACCTTGTTAAATTTCTCCAAAATATACAACCTTATAAATGAATCACCAATCCATTAATAGATGATAAATGctttaaataatattatgatAAAATGCTGGAACATTTTGCTAAGTTGATCGGTATAATTGGACATACAAAAGAAACATTATAACCAAATCTAGTTCTTATTTCTTTTAGAAAGGCATAATCAAATCTGGTAACCAAATCTagttaaaacaaaaatcatcCTTACACTACGTTTATCAATCATAAACGGAAATTATAAATTAGAGATATGCTATAGGTATCCCATGATACTAGCTACATCCCTAAATTATATTGCTCTCTCATAActttaaatttgtatttatttttccaACAATATTACTTACCAAAAATATCTAATCAAATCAATAATAATTTTCTTATCcttttaaaagaatttaattataagaaatatattgttaaatataaaaagtattcttaacttgtttttttcttcatttaaaAACAGTAGATTGATATCTCATGTACTGAATTGGTACCTACATAACCCCAGCATGGATAGTATCAACATAATTtaaccacttaaattcaattctgaaaaaaaaaaaaaaaaaaaacgaattcTCTTTTTACTAACGAAGTAATACCACATGTAACTACTAGCTAGCCACCGTCACATGCGACAATCATTACCTCCGACCACCTGTTGATCATACTATACCCCTTTTCTATTTTACCGTCACTCAAACCctctatttttgttatttaatagataacctttcttcttttttaatccATATTAATTAACGCACAAAAAGCTAAAATTTGAATTCCAAATTCTCTTCCCTTGAGAGAAACAACAACGATGTTGGTTAATTAGACAAATAATACTTTGAggaaaaaccaacaaaaaaaaatatcctaaattttatttaaaaaaaaaagagtgtttaaattaaaaaaaataaaggatttggTTGAATTGTTAGTCAAATGCAAATCCAATGGTTGATTTATTCTACTGcatatctttataataaataaaaaagaattgtcttttacatatatttttagaaagaaTATGATTTGGCAAGCCCATATTTTCtctaaaatttttttcttttgattatgatgTCACGAGTTTTCTAATATTCTTTAAAGAAATATATCCTATtaatttaaaatcttaattacttattggaaaaaaaaaatattgtgacCTACGCATAAAATCGAAatttttttgattatgatattatgagttttataatattcttttaacaaaagatagccttttaaatatttaattaaaatcttatATGCTTATTAGAAATAGAGAAAATTCTTTATAATGTTATGTTTTGAAatgagtatttttttattttttttataaatgaaatacTTACTTTGTTTTTAGAACAGCAAACGATCTTACGCCTAAATTACACGAATGCTTATGATGAAACACTTCTTACCATCTCAATAATccatcaatataaatatataagaagtgagactcgaaccatGAATTACCAATagttacttttaatttataagttTATTGTGTTAGTGTATTCAATatcttcatatcaagttataatgtattaataacaaacattacatatattttttaaatatattttttgttttaaaattttaattaacatgtccgggttaaacccgggttgattagctagtataccattatacctgttttgacttattttcaaacttttttttaataatcactATGATCCATTTGTAAAGTGGCTCATATGTGCACGGGTCAATTACatcattttttctctcatttTGGTACagattttcgttttcttttccTTGTGCGGCTATTTAAAGAAAACTGGATTTAGAGCTCTTACATTAGGTACATGTACATCCGTTAATGTGAAAGAGTGAAGAGAGCGcgcaaaatataaataataaatataatatttttttttggtgaaaatGTGAATTATATTACTATCCAAAATATGTACAcaattacaaatatatgtaaCTTAGACAGCCCCAAGAAACATTCATCCAAAATCAACAGACTCAATTCTAATCAAAATTAACAAGACAAACAAAACAATACTAAAACTTCCATCTATATCCACAGGCATCCAACATTCAAAGACTTGAGCATAGCATCCAATTCTTAACCAATTCAACATCCTTGATACTTGACTGCACCAGTATAAGACCAAGTAGTCTCATCTTGCATGATTCACTATTCTTATACGCAAGTGCAATCAACAAACTCATTGCAATGACTATACAACAGATACTTCAACATCAAGAATCAAATAGCTCTCAGTGAATTACCCTTCCATTTCAGCTCCCCGCATATCTGCAATTTGTTCTACATTTCTAGTTTTCCTCACTTTGATGGACAATAATTGAGTTCTAACACTGTCCCTTATAATTTGGCTTAATCCCTCCTTATTCCTCTCTTGACTTCTGAATATCCTAGCATTTCTTTCCTGCCAAATATAATATACAGCAGCAACCACCATAATTCTATTCACCACCACTCCTAAATTGTTATTTTCCTTATCTCTGGCTAAAATTCTGATCACTTCATGCAAACTGTCCACCTGCTGCATTTGATAGAATCTTTGGCTTAGTAGCTTCCATATTTCTCCTATATATCTGCATTTATAGAAGAGGTGCTCATGGCTGTCAGCAAACTCATTACAAAATACACATTTATACTCTGCATTCTGCTTCCAAATAACCATTTTATCTTGAGTTAACAGTTTTTCCTGAACTACCAACCATAAAATGAATGCATGCCTTGGGATAAACTGTCTGAACCAGATTACATTTTTCCACACCTCATATTCTTCCATGCTTGTTTTGTGGAGAATTCTACTTTCTGGTTATCATTAGTAGACCACAACACTTTGTCCTCTAACCCAATATGAATATTTGGTACCTCAATACCTCTCAGAATAGGGTAAGCTTCAATCCATCCATCAGGTCACTTCCAATTACCATTACAAATCATTTTATCTACTGTAATATTCTCTTCAATTCTAGCAACATACATAGCTCTTCTATTAATATACTCACTTAAAAGACCTTCACTACACCATTTATCATTCCACATAGATGTGTTTTGCCCATCTCTTATTTTCACAACAACATGGTGCCTAATAAGTCCCTAATCTCCATGATAGTCTTCCATCCCCAACTATCAGTTTTATCCACATGATAAGTCCATATCTATACTACCCCCTCCTCCATTCAactttctacctttgaattataTAATATACCCTCTACATTTAGGTCGCGTTTGATTCACATAATTTGatagaatctgatggaattggaattgaattccattccttagtgtgtttggttggttaaagatggaggaatcacattccgttggaatgttaacattccctcatttgatggaatctccattccttggggatgggggaaggaatctcattccgtccctcacttaaatcttcaaaaaataaaaaacattccgtcaaattccattctttcagattccattccttccaaaaacatttcgcgaaccaaacgcgcctAAACTACCTCCACACACCTTATCCCTGAAATTCCGagattacccttaataaaaaaaaccatacaattacctaaaacccctattgttataaaatcccccattaactctaaaattattgctgAAGGTATTTCTATGGATAAGAAAAAATTTAcaactcacgaaattacgaaccaattatgtccttcgtatattcgtattaaattttaatctttgactatttttttttaattgtcttggtctccactacaattgtaagtggttatttttcatggttagtgtttgtacttcattattttttgcatctaatccgcgacttatttttagaatgatatatacggtTAGATCCTGCATTGACGCATGTCATGAAAGTAAACTGAACGTTATAAACCGTTACGGTGTCTAAAGCGTTATAAATCGTCgtcgctgcaacgcgcgggcaccacTCTAGTAGTTTATTCTTTAACTTCACTATATTGACCCATATGTATTAActagtaataaatataatattactaGTGGTGTAATCAACTAATTAATGACCATATgtattaactaaaaataaaaatagtagcACGGGGTGTATTAAGCAAATTTTTAAGGTCTCTATAGACGATCTCATAAATTATTCCAAGAT
Coding sequences within:
- the LOC122591396 gene encoding uncharacterized protein LOC122591396 is translated as MEEYEVWKNVIWFRQFIPRHAFILWLVVQEKLLTQDKMVIWKQNAEYKCVFCNEFADSHEHLFYKCRYIGEIWKLLSQRFYQMQQVDSLHEVIRILARDKENNNLGVVVNRIMVVAAVYYIWQERNARIFRSQERNKEGLSQIIRDSVRTQLLSIKVRKTRNVEQIADMRGAEMEG